The Halichondria panicea chromosome 14, odHalPani1.1, whole genome shotgun sequence genome contains a region encoding:
- the LOC135347886 gene encoding E3 ubiquitin-protein ligase TRIM71-like, producing MCMCSQNSLVLGCPFEDQEESKQKGKDMATPATTTVLSLKVVKRHLDKALKTFDEREQRINSQKSSLQAKINREMNSLIHIIEERKEQLVTQLDSLAQQKLQILSAHKQKVELSRTKMSNVLLEATTQVGHEEQEITVEFEPSTIQPQIEADMIFIRDKSEQIRQNCKDFGSVYSEQVAIDNCIVSGEGLGFAIDGRETIVAVDNLIDKLDLAAELVDNKSGASIKCDIERENGRRTLTYQPVSRGKHSLHIRINHRPIKGSPYPVAVTPSPESLRKPIRIIEGLSKPRGIATNSKGELIVAEYKSNYVSIIAQDGKKKAFGGFGTEHGKFNKPRGVAIDKDDNIYVSDSGNHRVQKFTSKGKFVATVGCMGSEDGQFNLPLGICFSKKKHRLYVCDQVNYRVQVFSAHLTFKRSFGSEGHSDGLFNFPENIAIDDSNTVLYISDYYNNRVQVFTADGRFIRSITHKSSAAISSTSSNKLKHPRAIAVDGGGVLYVSEWECDGVYLFSSQGEFVELLGNKGGEQVDLVCGLAVDMNNCVIVSRYSKIEMF from the exons atgtgcatgtgctccCAGAACAGTCTAGTCCTTGGCTGCCCTTTTGAAGATCAAGAAGAGAGCAAACAAAAAGGAAAG GATATGGCTACTCCAGCAACCACTACCGTGTTGAGTCTCAAAGTCGTCAAGAGGCACTTAGACAAAGCCTTGAAGACATTCGACGAACGAGAACAAAGAATTAACTCTCAAAAATCCTCACTTCAAGCGAAAATCAACCGAGAAATGAACTCACTGATCCATATCATTGAAGAACGCAAGGAACAGCTGGTTACACAACTCGATAGCCTCGCTCAACAAAAGCTACAAATTTTGTCGGCCCACAAGCAAAAAGTTGAGCTCTCTCGCACGAAGATGAGCAACGTGTTACTCGAGGCAACCACTCAAGTCGGCCACGAAGAACAGGAGATAACGGTCGAGTTTGAACCATCCACAATTCAGCCACAGATCGAAGCAGATATGATATTTATCAGAGACAAGTCAGAGCAGATTCGTCAAAACTGCAAAGATTTTGGGAGTGTATATTCGGAACAGGTGGCGATTGATAACTGCATTGTAAGTGGAGAAGGATTGGGATTTGCAATAGACGGGAGAGAAACTATCGTTGCAGTGGACAATTTAATCGATAAACTTGATCTTGCAGCTGAGCTAGTAGACAACAAGAGCGGAGCTTCGATTAAATGTGATATTGAAAGGGAAAATGGTCGCCGTACGCTCACCTACCAGCCAGTTAGCCGAGGGAAACACAGTCTTCACATTAGAATCAATCATAGACCCATCAAAGGTAGTCCGTACCCTGTGGCCGTTACCCCGTCGCCAGAGAGCCTTCGTAAGCCGATCAGAATCATCGAAGGTCTTAGCAAGCCGCGAGGTATTGCAACGAACAGCAAAGGTGAACTGATAGTGGCCGAGTACAAATCAAACTACGTCTCGATCATAGCTCAAGACGGCAAGAAGAAAGCATTCGGTGGATTTGGAACAGAACATGGAAAATTTAACAAACCAAGAGGAGTTGCGATTGATAAAGATGATAATATCTATGTGAGCGATTCTGGTAATCATCGAGTACAGAAGTTTACATCTAAAGGAAAGTTCGTTGCTACTGTTGGATGCATGGGAAGTGAGGATGGACAATTCAACCTTCCCTTGGGCATCTGTTTCAGCAAGAAGAAACATCGATTGTACGTCTGCGATCAAGTCAACTATCGAGTGCAAGTTTTCTCTGCACATCTCACATTCAAGCGCTCATTCGGTAGTGAAGGCCATAGTGATGGACTGTTTAATTTCCCCGAGAATATCGCTATTGACGATTCCAACACTGTGTTGTATATATCGGACTATTACAACAATCGAGTGCAAGTCTTCACAGCTGATGGACGGTTTATTCGATCTATCACTCATAAATCATCGGCAGCTATAAGTTCAACAAGTAGCAATAAACTAAAGCACCCTCGGGCAATTGCTGTGGATGGTGGGGGCGTGTTGTATGTCAGTGAGTGGGAGTGTGATGGTGTGTACCTGTTCTCGTCACAAGGGGAGTTTGTCGAGTTGCTTGGCAACAAGGGGGGTGAACAAGTGGACCTTGTGTGTGGTTTAGCTGTGGACATGAACAATTGTGTCATTGTGTCTAGATACAGTAAGATTGAGAtgttctag